In a genomic window of Amycolatopsis japonica:
- a CDS encoding MFS transporter — protein MTDTLAPTRRARGTVLAAAPLTIMAAAIIAPSLPAMREDFADTPGSGLLVRLALTVTSLAIAISAPLSGIVADRVGRRPLLLTGLGLYAVSGTAGFFVDDLYLLLITRAGLGLAVGGIMTAVSTLITDWFTGERHASFLGLQQAFASLGGVVFLPLAGLLATVSWHAPFWIYSVSAIVVVFAIVSLREPERNSPAVGGGGRLPARVVGVYVLALVVTLVFYMAPTQLPFLLQGFGSGPVVVGAVVAGSTLTGVVGALTFPRLRRRLGPTAITTVSVALMGAGWLVIGTAGTVAQVVTGLLAGGLGVGFVVPNLNLLLAESADPARRGRVLSGLVTGIFLGQFLSPLVVQPLVQGIGIADAFTWTGIALGAGAALAALLSNRNNGKEAR, from the coding sequence GTGACGGACACTTTGGCACCGACGCGGCGGGCTCGTGGCACCGTGCTGGCCGCCGCGCCCCTGACCATCATGGCCGCGGCGATCATCGCGCCCAGCCTGCCCGCGATGCGGGAGGACTTCGCCGATACGCCCGGTTCGGGTCTTCTCGTCCGGTTGGCGCTGACCGTGACCTCGCTCGCGATCGCGATCAGCGCGCCCCTCTCCGGGATCGTCGCGGACCGTGTCGGACGCCGTCCACTGCTCTTGACGGGGCTGGGGCTCTACGCGGTTTCCGGTACGGCCGGGTTCTTCGTGGACGACCTCTACCTGCTGCTGATCACCCGGGCGGGGCTCGGACTGGCCGTCGGCGGGATCATGACCGCGGTCAGCACGCTGATCACCGACTGGTTCACCGGCGAACGCCACGCCTCCTTCCTCGGTTTGCAGCAGGCATTCGCGAGCCTGGGCGGCGTTGTCTTCCTGCCACTGGCCGGTTTGCTGGCCACCGTGAGCTGGCATGCGCCGTTCTGGATCTACTCGGTTTCGGCGATCGTGGTGGTCTTCGCGATCGTGTCCCTGCGCGAACCGGAACGGAACAGCCCCGCGGTCGGTGGAGGCGGCCGGCTGCCCGCCCGCGTCGTCGGGGTCTACGTCCTGGCGTTGGTGGTGACGCTGGTCTTCTACATGGCGCCGACCCAGTTGCCGTTCCTGTTGCAGGGCTTCGGCAGCGGGCCCGTCGTCGTCGGTGCCGTGGTCGCCGGGAGCACCTTGACCGGCGTCGTCGGCGCGCTGACCTTCCCGCGGCTGCGTCGGCGGCTGGGCCCCACCGCGATCACCACCGTCAGTGTCGCGCTCATGGGCGCGGGCTGGCTGGTGATCGGGACCGCGGGCACCGTCGCCCAGGTCGTGACGGGACTGCTCGCGGGCGGGCTCGGCGTCGGCTTCGTCGTCCCGAACCTCAACCTGCTCCTGGCCGAGTCCGCCGATCCCGCGCGGCGCGGCCGGGTGCTCAGCGGCCTGGTCACCGGGATCTTCCTCGGCCAGTTCCTGTCCCCGCTCGTCGTCCAACCCCTCGTCCAAGGCATCGGCATCGCCGACGCGTTCACCTGGACCGGCATCGCCTTGGGTGCCGGAGCGGCACTCGCCGCCCTTCTCTCGAACCGGAACAACGGAAAGGAAGCACGATGA
- a CDS encoding TetR/AcrR family transcriptional regulator yields the protein MARAGLTTERVVRAGAELADEIGFEHVTPTELAKRCGVKTASLYSHVRNAHELKTEIALLALAELADLAATAVAGLAGKDALITLANVHRDYALEHPGRFTAARFRLAPEKASTSAGVRHAELMRAILRGYDLAEPHQTHAVRLLGSVFSGFVGLESAGGFSHSTPGPQESWTEILDALDVLLRAWPRTK from the coding sequence ATGGCGAGAGCGGGACTGACCACGGAACGGGTGGTCCGGGCGGGTGCGGAGCTCGCCGACGAGATCGGTTTCGAGCACGTGACCCCCACCGAGCTCGCGAAGCGGTGCGGCGTCAAGACGGCGAGCCTGTACTCGCACGTGAGGAACGCCCACGAGCTGAAGACCGAGATCGCCCTGCTGGCCTTGGCCGAACTCGCCGATCTCGCCGCCACCGCGGTGGCCGGCCTGGCGGGCAAGGACGCGTTGATCACCTTGGCGAACGTCCACCGTGACTACGCACTCGAACACCCCGGCAGATTCACCGCCGCGAGATTCCGACTCGCCCCGGAGAAGGCGTCCACCAGCGCCGGTGTCCGGCACGCCGAACTGATGCGGGCGATCCTGCGCGGCTACGACCTGGCCGAGCCGCACCAGACGCACGCCGTCCGGCTGCTGGGCAGTGTGTTCAGCGGTTTCGTCGGCTTGGAGTCCGCCGGGGGCTTCAGCCACAGCACCCCCGGCCCGCAGGAGAGCTGGACCGAGATCCTCGACGCGCTCGACGTCCTGCTGCGCGCTTGGCCCCGAACGAAATGA
- a CDS encoding SGNH/GDSL hydrolase family protein, whose product MLTTPISAALVRGALDLEDTERGVLPHRLPARARQQIPDGQLAMAEAQPSGVRLVFRSTATLVELDVLATKRVFAGAPPRPDGVYELLVDGRLAGRASVTDGDTITVDLATGTARHQPGPVRTLRFDGLAGHEKNVEIWLPHNETTQLVALRTDASVHSVQSPGGETWLHHGSSISQGSNAATPTGIWPATAAAIAGKELVNLGFGGSALLDPFTARAMRDTAADFISLKIGINVVNADLLRLRAFGPAVHGFLDTIREGHPATPLLVVSPLYCPIHEHTPGPGEFDPEALREGKVRFRATGDPAETAAGKLTLTVIRDELARIVKERSDPHLRYLDGLELYGEADHAELPLPDHLHPDAATHRLIGERFARLAFDAS is encoded by the coding sequence ATGCTCACCACCCCGATCAGCGCCGCCCTCGTCCGCGGTGCGCTGGACCTCGAAGACACCGAACGCGGCGTGCTCCCCCACCGGCTGCCCGCCCGGGCCAGGCAGCAGATCCCCGACGGCCAGCTGGCCATGGCGGAAGCGCAGCCGTCCGGGGTGCGGCTGGTCTTCCGCAGCACGGCGACGCTCGTCGAACTGGACGTCCTGGCCACCAAACGGGTCTTCGCCGGCGCGCCGCCCCGGCCCGATGGCGTCTACGAACTGCTCGTCGATGGTCGGCTCGCCGGGAGAGCGAGCGTGACCGACGGCGACACGATCACCGTCGACCTGGCCACCGGCACCGCGCGGCACCAGCCCGGCCCCGTCCGGACGCTGCGGTTCGACGGCCTGGCCGGGCACGAGAAGAACGTCGAAATCTGGCTGCCGCACAACGAAACGACCCAGCTCGTCGCCCTGCGCACCGACGCGTCCGTCCACAGTGTCCAGTCCCCCGGCGGCGAGACGTGGTTGCACCACGGCAGCTCCATCAGCCAAGGCTCCAACGCCGCGACCCCGACCGGGATCTGGCCCGCCACAGCCGCGGCCATCGCCGGAAAGGAACTGGTCAATCTCGGTTTCGGCGGCAGTGCGCTGCTCGACCCGTTCACCGCGCGCGCGATGCGCGACACGGCGGCCGACTTCATCAGCCTCAAGATCGGGATCAACGTCGTCAACGCGGATCTGCTGCGGCTGCGCGCGTTCGGCCCGGCGGTGCACGGTTTCCTCGACACCATCAGGGAAGGCCATCCCGCCACGCCGTTGCTGGTCGTCTCGCCGCTGTACTGCCCCATCCACGAGCACACGCCGGGGCCCGGCGAATTCGACCCGGAGGCCTTGCGGGAAGGAAAAGTGCGGTTCAGGGCGACCGGTGATCCCGCGGAGACCGCCGCGGGAAAGCTGACGCTCACCGTGATCCGCGACGAACTCGCCCGCATCGTCAAGGAGCGGAGCGATCCGCACCTGCGTTACCTCGACGGCCTCGAACTGTACGGCGAGGCGGACCATGCCGAGCTGCCACTGCCCGACCACCTCCATCCGGACGCGGCCACGCACCGGCTCATCGGAGAACGCTTCGCCCGCCTGGCTTTCGACGCCTCGTGA
- a CDS encoding Dabb family protein, with translation MIYHGNRFTLRPDASPEQVEEALESLRNQGRVIPAVKSFVVGRDFGGDYEWGAVFAIEDLDGYWEYLMHPAHRNTDRVGLPLVDRFASFDVTDDPDPEMGAKIAELHQRRYDNDAELTELISGLGEYSGSAAPGKHGA, from the coding sequence ATGATCTACCACGGCAACCGTTTCACCCTGCGGCCCGACGCCTCGCCGGAGCAGGTCGAGGAGGCCTTGGAGAGCCTCCGGAATCAGGGCCGGGTCATCCCGGCGGTGAAGTCCTTCGTCGTCGGCCGCGATTTCGGCGGCGACTACGAATGGGGTGCCGTCTTCGCGATCGAAGACCTCGACGGGTACTGGGAGTACCTCATGCATCCGGCGCACCGGAACACCGACCGGGTCGGGCTCCCGCTGGTCGACCGGTTCGCGTCCTTCGACGTCACCGACGACCCGGATCCGGAGATGGGCGCGAAGATCGCCGAACTGCACCAGCGCCGTTACGACAACGACGCCGAGCTGACCGAGCTGATCTCCGGCCTCGGCGAGTACTCCGGCAGCGCCGCGCCGGGAAAGCACGGAGCCTGA
- a CDS encoding multicopper oxidase family protein: MSRRLPRRTFLGLAGGAGVLAAAGIAAPRLLAQGAPGTGELLRSGLPLPEPYRVPLPIPPILRPQRTADADHYTITQRTATAEILPGVRTPIWGYEGIFPGPTIESRRDRTVVAHHRNELPVPTVVHLHGGHTPAESDGYPTDLVLPRSGWSAAHAGHGMVDARARISNGERDYVFPLRQRAATLWYHDHRMDFTGPAVYRGLAGFHLVRDDEEDALGLPSGERELPLMIADRSFDEHGEFAYPSLDRSLRTTPGVESAYVEGVFGDVILVNGAPWPVHEVAATRYRLRLLNGSNARRYDLALDPPPPGGGGFVQIGADQGLLDAPRAHDHLPIAPAERYDVVVDFGRYPVGTEVTLVNRLGTGSTAQVMRFVVARRAADDSRVPAKLSEIPPLTREQATTTRDFSFRAGAVHGRSGWVIGGEPFSPDLMSASPRLGDTEIWRFVADIHHPVHLHLVGFRILSRGGRPPGPFDGGIKDTVDLAPGESVEVIARFDGYRGRYVFHCHNAEHEDMAMMTNFEVV, translated from the coding sequence ATGAGCCGCCGCCTTCCTCGCAGGACCTTCCTCGGGCTCGCCGGCGGGGCCGGTGTCCTCGCCGCCGCCGGGATCGCGGCTCCCCGCCTGCTCGCGCAAGGCGCGCCGGGGACCGGCGAGTTGCTGCGCAGCGGGCTCCCCTTGCCGGAACCCTACCGGGTGCCGCTGCCGATCCCGCCGATCCTGCGTCCACAAAGGACGGCCGACGCCGATCATTACACGATCACCCAACGGACGGCGACGGCCGAGATCCTGCCCGGCGTCCGGACGCCGATCTGGGGCTACGAAGGGATCTTCCCGGGCCCGACGATCGAATCGCGGCGGGATCGGACCGTGGTGGCGCACCATCGCAACGAGCTTCCCGTGCCGACGGTGGTCCACCTGCACGGCGGGCACACGCCGGCCGAATCCGACGGCTACCCGACCGATCTCGTCCTGCCGCGGTCCGGCTGGAGCGCCGCGCACGCCGGGCACGGCATGGTCGACGCCCGTGCCCGGATCTCGAACGGGGAACGCGACTACGTCTTCCCGCTGCGGCAACGGGCCGCGACGCTGTGGTACCACGACCATCGCATGGACTTCACCGGTCCGGCCGTGTACCGGGGCCTGGCCGGATTCCACCTCGTCCGCGACGACGAGGAAGACGCCCTGGGCCTCCCGTCGGGCGAACGTGAACTGCCGCTGATGATCGCCGACCGTTCCTTCGACGAGCACGGCGAGTTCGCCTATCCCTCCCTCGACCGCTCGCTGCGGACCACGCCGGGAGTCGAAAGTGCTTACGTGGAGGGTGTTTTCGGTGACGTGATCCTCGTCAACGGCGCGCCGTGGCCGGTGCACGAAGTCGCGGCCACGCGGTATCGGCTGCGTCTCCTCAACGGCTCCAACGCGCGGCGGTACGACCTGGCGCTCGACCCGCCGCCGCCCGGCGGAGGCGGTTTCGTGCAGATCGGCGCCGACCAGGGCCTGCTCGACGCGCCGCGCGCACACGACCATCTCCCCATCGCCCCGGCGGAACGGTACGACGTCGTCGTCGACTTCGGCCGGTATCCGGTCGGCACCGAGGTCACCCTCGTGAACCGGCTCGGCACCGGCTCGACCGCCCAGGTCATGCGGTTCGTCGTCGCGCGCCGTGCAGCGGACGACAGCCGGGTTCCCGCCAAGCTCAGCGAGATCCCGCCGCTCACCCGCGAGCAGGCCACGACCACGCGCGACTTCTCGTTCCGCGCGGGCGCTGTCCACGGTCGTTCGGGCTGGGTGATCGGCGGGGAGCCGTTCTCGCCGGACCTCATGTCGGCGAGCCCGCGCCTCGGCGACACCGAGATCTGGCGATTCGTCGCCGACATCCACCATCCCGTGCATCTGCATCTGGTGGGATTCCGGATCCTTTCGCGTGGCGGGCGGCCGCCGGGGCCGTTCGACGGCGGTATCAAGGACACCGTCGACCTGGCCCCGGGCGAATCGGTCGAGGTCATCGCCCGCTTCGACGGCTATCGCGGCCGGTACGTCTTCCATTGCCACAACGCCGAACACGAGGACATGGCGATGATGACGAACTTCGAGGTGGTCTAG
- a CDS encoding carboxypeptidase-like regulatory domain-containing protein translates to MKRALFLAAAIPIVALLTTGPAMADEGIVAGVVKAADSGAPVAGACVTLFDLELKETGSGCAGADGRYEIAGVVPGKYKARATAAGYAELWAYNKGSALAAEVLDLPHGLDFSLRQGTATVRGQITAEGRPAAGASVSLTDQNQRWWSTVLTAADGTYSFSGVKADTYTMAITYGDRTQWIRQKSSFPEADTFAAEEGQVAVVDEAMVPYGKLRVVATDEKTGAPVAGACSQLNRPRPPELRKCAGADGVMLYEDVPPFDYYTLSVWGPDGTHYPVNGQQVHLPPGQTTEFRAPMKPAASIVATVRDAKTKAPLERICVDTYALPIVGVLDADYQYYCSDADGKLVIGPIDPGAYKLLVKPLDERYGIQWAGPDGGTGDIGQARTVTAELGKAVPTADIKMDPAGTITGKVTDRATAAPVNGVCVYPYAVDPRIGFRFDVNCSRNGGVYTIKGLGPYKWPLEFASSRGDYAWQWSGGGADRFAARPVRVRPGATVTENAALVPNGAISGRILDKDGKPTFGYVYAFSARTGDIVDWATPDSNGQYTVNGLTTQNVKIKHYTDADCWYRDAADFASATPIPVTAGQTTGGVDLRPCRR, encoded by the coding sequence ATGAAGAGAGCGTTGTTCCTGGCCGCCGCCATCCCGATCGTCGCGCTGCTGACGACCGGTCCGGCGATGGCCGACGAGGGGATCGTGGCCGGGGTGGTCAAGGCCGCCGACTCCGGTGCGCCGGTGGCCGGGGCATGTGTGACGCTGTTCGATCTCGAGCTGAAGGAGACGGGTTCGGGGTGCGCGGGCGCGGACGGCCGCTACGAGATCGCGGGCGTCGTACCCGGCAAGTACAAGGCACGCGCGACCGCCGCCGGATACGCCGAGCTTTGGGCGTACAACAAGGGAAGCGCGCTCGCCGCCGAGGTACTGGACCTGCCGCACGGCCTGGACTTCTCGTTGCGGCAGGGCACGGCCACGGTCCGCGGGCAGATCACCGCCGAGGGAAGGCCCGCCGCGGGTGCCTCGGTGAGCCTCACCGATCAGAACCAACGGTGGTGGTCGACGGTCCTCACCGCGGCGGACGGCACGTATTCGTTCAGTGGTGTCAAGGCGGACACCTACACGATGGCGATCACCTACGGCGATCGCACGCAATGGATCCGGCAGAAGTCGAGCTTCCCGGAAGCAGACACCTTCGCGGCCGAGGAAGGTCAGGTCGCCGTCGTCGACGAGGCCATGGTGCCGTACGGAAAGCTCCGGGTGGTCGCGACCGACGAGAAGACCGGCGCGCCCGTCGCGGGCGCGTGCTCGCAGCTCAACCGGCCGCGTCCGCCGGAACTGCGGAAATGCGCGGGCGCCGACGGGGTCATGCTGTACGAGGACGTGCCGCCGTTCGACTACTACACACTGAGCGTTTGGGGCCCGGACGGTACGCATTACCCGGTCAACGGGCAGCAGGTCCATCTGCCCCCCGGCCAGACCACCGAATTCCGGGCGCCGATGAAGCCCGCCGCGTCGATCGTGGCCACCGTGCGGGACGCGAAGACCAAGGCGCCGCTGGAGCGGATCTGCGTCGACACCTACGCCCTCCCGATCGTCGGCGTCCTCGACGCGGACTATCAGTACTACTGCAGTGACGCGGACGGGAAACTGGTGATCGGGCCGATCGACCCCGGCGCGTACAAGCTGCTGGTCAAGCCGCTCGACGAGCGCTACGGCATCCAGTGGGCCGGGCCGGACGGCGGCACCGGCGACATCGGCCAGGCCCGTACGGTCACCGCCGAACTCGGCAAGGCCGTCCCGACCGCGGACATCAAGATGGATCCCGCCGGCACGATCACCGGCAAGGTCACCGATCGCGCCACGGCGGCGCCGGTGAACGGCGTCTGCGTCTACCCGTACGCGGTCGACCCCCGGATCGGCTTCCGCTTCGACGTGAACTGCAGCCGGAACGGCGGGGTCTACACGATCAAGGGCCTCGGGCCGTACAAGTGGCCGCTCGAATTCGCGTCCTCGCGGGGCGACTACGCGTGGCAGTGGTCGGGAGGCGGCGCGGACCGGTTCGCCGCCCGTCCGGTGCGGGTGCGGCCCGGCGCGACCGTGACCGAGAACGCCGCGCTGGTGCCGAACGGCGCGATCAGCGGACGAATCCTCGACAAGGACGGCAAGCCGACGTTCGGCTACGTCTACGCCTTCAGCGCGCGCACCGGTGACATCGTGGACTGGGCCACGCCGGATTCGAACGGGCAGTACACCGTCAACGGTCTCACCACGCAGAACGTCAAGATCAAGCACTACACCGATGCCGACTGCTGGTATCGCGACGCGGCCGATTTCGCTTCCGCCACACCGATTCCCGTCACCGCCGGGCAGACCACGGGAGGAGTGGACCTCCGCCCCTGCCGCCGCTGA
- a CDS encoding EI24 domain-containing protein, protein MRDFFKGIRMFGRGLGILARSPRLLLIGALPALLTTVLLIGGIVALAFWIDDLSLLITPFADDWSPGWRTTIRVAVGVAVFGAVLVIAMIGFTAITLAVGGPFYEHIAEKVEDDLGGVPGAVDLSGWRLLVMGLKDGLALVLRSLLFTIPLLIAGFIPVVGQTVVPVLLALVTAWFLALELIAVPFYRRGMGLKQRRLLLRRHRALALGLGLPVSLLCLIPFAALIVMPVGFVGGVLVAREVLADDMA, encoded by the coding sequence GTGCGGGACTTCTTCAAGGGTATCCGGATGTTCGGGCGAGGCCTCGGCATCCTGGCGCGGTCGCCGAGACTGCTGCTGATCGGCGCGCTGCCCGCGTTGCTGACCACGGTGCTGCTGATCGGCGGAATCGTCGCGCTGGCGTTCTGGATCGACGATCTCTCGCTGCTGATCACTCCGTTCGCCGACGACTGGTCGCCGGGCTGGCGGACGACGATCCGGGTGGCGGTCGGTGTCGCGGTGTTCGGCGCGGTGCTGGTGATCGCCATGATCGGCTTCACGGCGATCACCCTCGCCGTCGGAGGGCCGTTCTACGAGCACATCGCGGAGAAGGTCGAGGACGATCTCGGCGGCGTGCCCGGCGCGGTGGACCTGTCGGGGTGGCGGTTGCTGGTGATGGGCCTGAAGGACGGCCTGGCACTGGTGCTGCGTTCGCTCCTGTTCACGATCCCGCTGCTGATCGCGGGTTTCATCCCCGTCGTGGGGCAGACCGTGGTGCCGGTCCTGCTGGCCCTGGTGACGGCGTGGTTCCTGGCGCTGGAACTGATCGCCGTGCCGTTCTACCGGCGCGGGATGGGCCTGAAGCAGCGCCGGCTGCTGCTGCGGCGGCACCGCGCGCTGGCCCTCGGGCTGGGGCTTCCCGTGTCACTGCTGTGCCTGATCCCGTTCGCCGCGCTGATCGTGATGCCGGTCGGTTTCGTCGGCGGCGTGCTCGTCGCACGCGAGGTCCTGGCGGACGACATGGCCTAG
- a CDS encoding S1 family peptidase has product MRTNPLARTATTLVAAAAAVGFLAPSTATATTIAGYSPTVQHEAVTSLAAEAGISQAAAVEFLRTQTASVETLQKVTASLGSRAADGYLDDAAKPVVNVLDQAAADQVTATGARARVVKHSTAALTSAQNALQALPTVAHTSIGLDPKANQVVLTISDAAKGTDALVKAAEALGDRVRVERTTGEMHTAIYNGEAITGGGTRCSVGFNTNRGGQNYILDAGHCTRAVSQWNVGPSQGASFPTNDYGLIRNTTGSAPGAVTLWNGSTQRIASAGSATVGQRISKSGSTTRLTSGSVQRLNVTVNYAEGSVYQLIQTSALVNPGDSGGCLFSGSVGLGITSGKGSGTSYFQPIGEALSAYSVTLNP; this is encoded by the coding sequence ATGCGCACAAACCCCTTAGCCCGTACCGCCACCACACTGGTGGCCGCAGCCGCGGCCGTCGGCTTCCTCGCCCCGTCCACGGCCACCGCCACCACCATCGCGGGCTACTCCCCCACGGTGCAGCACGAGGCGGTGACGTCCCTCGCCGCCGAAGCCGGGATCAGCCAGGCCGCCGCGGTCGAGTTCCTCCGGACGCAGACGGCCAGTGTCGAAACGTTGCAGAAGGTCACCGCGTCGCTCGGCTCCCGTGCCGCCGACGGGTATCTCGACGACGCCGCCAAACCGGTGGTGAACGTGCTCGACCAGGCCGCCGCCGACCAGGTCACCGCGACCGGCGCGCGGGCCCGCGTGGTCAAGCACTCCACCGCGGCGCTCACGAGCGCGCAGAACGCCCTGCAGGCGCTGCCCACGGTCGCGCACACCTCGATCGGCCTCGACCCCAAGGCCAACCAGGTCGTGCTGACCATCTCCGACGCCGCGAAGGGCACCGACGCCCTCGTGAAGGCCGCGGAAGCACTCGGCGACCGGGTCCGCGTAGAGCGGACCACCGGCGAGATGCACACCGCGATCTACAACGGTGAGGCCATCACCGGCGGCGGCACCCGCTGCTCGGTCGGCTTCAACACCAACCGCGGCGGCCAGAACTACATCCTCGACGCCGGCCACTGCACCCGCGCGGTGTCGCAGTGGAACGTCGGGCCGTCGCAGGGCGCCAGCTTCCCGACCAACGACTACGGCCTGATCCGCAACACCACCGGCAGCGCGCCGGGCGCGGTCACCCTGTGGAACGGCTCCACCCAGCGGATCGCCTCCGCCGGTTCGGCCACCGTCGGGCAGCGGATCAGCAAGAGCGGCAGCACCACCCGGCTCACCTCGGGTTCGGTGCAGCGGCTGAACGTCACGGTGAACTACGCCGAAGGCTCGGTGTACCAGCTGATCCAGACCAGCGCGCTGGTCAACCCCGGCGACTCGGGCGGCTGCCTGTTCTCCGGCAGCGTCGGACTGGGCATCACCTCCGGCAAGGGCAGCGGCACGTCGTACTTCCAGCCGATCGGCGAGGCGCTGAGCGCCTACAGCGTCACGCTCAACCCGTAA
- a CDS encoding LysR family transcriptional regulator codes for MDLLALRYFQTVARLEHVGRAAEKLRVAQPSLSRTLARLENELGVPLFDRHGRRIRLNRFGTAFLRRVDRALAELDDARQELDDAAGLERGTVTVAAESLLALTDPLRTFVPGHPLVDVRLSQASAEGMTEKLRAGDVDLCISSQPLAGNDIRSRVLLDEQVFLCVPSGHRLAGRGHIGLADLEGEPFLTTRPGYWQRALVERLFAKAGLELHIVCEGDEAAVLFQLIDAGLGLALVPSLGLRPETSQTVVWLDVDDPDCRRVLSVAWREDTYLSAAAQRFRDHVVEHFHAPAGPRSR; via the coding sequence GTGGATCTTCTGGCCCTCCGGTACTTCCAGACCGTCGCCCGGCTCGAACACGTCGGCCGCGCGGCCGAGAAGCTGCGGGTCGCGCAACCCTCGCTCAGCCGGACCCTGGCCAGGCTGGAAAACGAACTCGGCGTACCGCTGTTCGACCGGCACGGCCGCCGGATCAGGCTCAACCGCTTCGGCACCGCGTTCCTCCGCCGCGTCGACCGGGCGCTGGCCGAACTCGACGACGCCCGTCAAGAGCTCGACGACGCCGCCGGGCTGGAGCGCGGCACCGTCACCGTCGCGGCCGAAAGCCTGCTCGCCCTCACCGATCCGCTTCGCACGTTCGTGCCTGGGCATCCGCTGGTGGACGTCCGGCTGTCCCAGGCGTCGGCGGAGGGCATGACCGAGAAGCTGCGGGCCGGCGACGTCGACCTGTGCATCTCGTCGCAACCCTTGGCGGGTAACGACATTCGCAGCCGCGTGCTGCTCGACGAACAGGTGTTCCTCTGCGTGCCGTCCGGGCACCGGCTCGCCGGGCGTGGTCACATCGGCCTGGCGGACCTCGAAGGCGAGCCGTTCCTCACCACGCGCCCCGGGTACTGGCAGCGCGCGCTCGTCGAGCGCCTGTTCGCGAAGGCCGGGCTCGAACTCCACATCGTCTGCGAGGGCGACGAAGCCGCCGTGCTCTTCCAGCTCATCGACGCGGGTCTCGGACTCGCGCTCGTGCCGTCGCTCGGACTGCGCCCCGAGACCAGCCAGACGGTGGTCTGGCTCGACGTCGACGATCCCGATTGCCGTCGCGTGCTCAGCGTCGCGTGGCGCGAGGACACCTATCTTTCGGCCGCGGCACAACGCTTCCGTGACCACGTCGTCGAGCATTTCCACGCACCGGCCGGGCCCCGGTCGCGGTGA
- a CDS encoding FAD-binding protein — protein MTDEILPAIAGEILTGDAALSVAGQDWGKLIHARPALVVRPASVTDVAVVLRFAAARGLPVAARGAGHSPYGQGQVEGGIVLDMTSLRPRRVVTGDLVSVDAGARWREVLETTLPHGLAPPVLTDYLELTVAGTLVVGGIGGATHHHGTQTDGVVELEVVTGTGEVLTCSRETNADLFDAVLAGLGQCGVITRVTLRLTPAPARARRWKLYYDTLPAFLADQRAVVRDGRFDYVEGQLIPVEDGWRYMLEAVAYHTPPAEPSESALLDSLEFDESEDEDTAYFDFLNRMADGEAALRAMGSWFRPHPWLNVFLTDYTVERFVAETLAATGESELGATGLILLYPVRNDRLKTALFSVPPGELSWLFSPLRVGSPEDPPHNARLLELNVDLYRKARALGGKVYPSNALPMSTEDWRAHFGDAWPKLADAKARYAPGNLLNPGQRLHW, from the coding sequence ATGACCGACGAGATCCTGCCCGCCATCGCCGGAGAGATCCTCACCGGAGATGCCGCCTTGTCCGTCGCCGGCCAGGACTGGGGGAAGCTGATCCACGCGAGGCCGGCCCTGGTGGTGCGCCCCGCTTCGGTGACCGACGTCGCCGTCGTGCTCAGGTTCGCCGCCGCGCGAGGCCTTCCGGTCGCCGCCCGCGGCGCCGGGCATTCGCCGTACGGGCAGGGGCAGGTCGAGGGCGGCATCGTGCTGGACATGACTTCGCTGCGGCCGCGTCGCGTGGTCACCGGTGATCTGGTGTCGGTGGACGCCGGTGCCCGCTGGCGGGAGGTACTGGAAACGACGTTGCCGCACGGGCTGGCACCGCCGGTGCTCACGGACTATCTCGAACTGACCGTCGCGGGCACGCTGGTGGTCGGCGGGATCGGGGGAGCGACCCACCACCATGGCACACAGACCGATGGCGTGGTGGAACTGGAGGTCGTCACCGGCACCGGCGAGGTGCTCACCTGTTCCCGCGAAACGAACGCGGACCTGTTCGACGCCGTGCTCGCCGGTCTCGGGCAATGCGGGGTGATCACCCGCGTGACACTGCGGCTGACCCCGGCCCCGGCGCGGGCCCGCCGGTGGAAGCTCTACTACGACACGCTTCCGGCGTTCCTGGCCGATCAACGCGCCGTGGTCCGCGACGGTCGTTTCGACTACGTGGAGGGACAGCTGATCCCCGTCGAGGACGGCTGGCGGTACATGCTGGAGGCGGTCGCCTACCACACGCCGCCCGCCGAACCGAGCGAGTCCGCGTTGCTGGACTCGCTCGAATTCGACGAGTCCGAAGACGAGGACACGGCGTACTTCGACTTCCTGAACCGGATGGCCGACGGGGAGGCGGCGCTCCGGGCGATGGGAAGCTGGTTCCGTCCGCATCCGTGGCTGAACGTGTTCCTCACCGACTACACGGTCGAGCGGTTCGTCGCCGAAACCCTCGCCGCCACCGGCGAATCCGAACTGGGGGCCACCGGGCTGATCCTCCTTTACCCGGTGCGGAACGACCGCTTGAAGACCGCGCTGTTCAGCGTGCCGCCAGGTGAGCTGTCCTGGCTCTTCTCCCCGCTGCGCGTCGGTTCTCCCGAGGATCCGCCGCACAACGCGCGCCTGCTGGAGCTCAATGTGGACCTCTACCGGAAGGCACGCGCCCTCGGCGGAAAGGTCTATCCGTCGAACGCGCTGCCGATGTCCACAGAGGACTGGCGCGCGCACTTCGGCGACGCCTGGCCGAAACTCGCCGACGCCAAGGCCCGGTACGCGCCGGGGAACCTGCTCAACCCCGGCCAGCGCCTGCACTGGTAG